The Paramisgurnus dabryanus chromosome 1, PD_genome_1.1, whole genome shotgun sequence genome includes a window with the following:
- the tvp23b gene encoding Golgi apparatus membrane protein TVP23 homolog B has protein sequence MRLDSRDDDDVSLFDAEEDSAARKNKVKHPVASFFHLFFRVSALLVYLFCGLFGGSFIACMVTIILLLSCDFWTVKNVTGRLLVGLRWWNQVDDDGKSRWVFESRKATENQSSASKISNAESRIFWLGLIICPIIWVIFAFSTLISFKIKWLAVVILGVVLQGANLYGYVRCKVGAKTNLRSMATNYFGRQFLKQALTKQEES, from the exons ATGAGGCTG GACTCacgtgatgatgatgatgtgtcGTTATTCGATGCTGAGGAAGATTCAGCCGCACGAAAGAACAAAGTCAA GCATCCGGTGGCTTCTTTCTTCCACCTGTTCTTCAGGGTCAGTGCGCTTCTGGTTTACCTGTTCTGTGGATTATTTGGTGGGAGCTTCATCGCCTGTATGGTCACCATCATTCTCCTCCTGTCATGTGACTTCTGGACTGTGAAG AATGTTACAGGTCGTCTGCTGGTGGGTTTGCGCTGGTGGAATCAAGTGGATGATGATGGAAAAAGCCGTTGGGTGTTTGAGTCAAGAAAG GCAACTGAAAATCAGTCTTCTGCATCAAAAATCTCAAACGCAGAGTCTCGTATATTCTGGCTGGGTCTGATCATCTGCCCCATCATCTGGGTCATATTTGCTTTCTCTACACTCATCTCTTTCAAGATCAAATGGCTG GCGGTGGTGATTTTGGGAGTGGTGTTACAAGGCGCTAATCTTTACGGATATGTACGCTGTAAAGTGGGAGCCAAGACAAACCTCAGGAGTATGGCAACCAATTACTTTGGAAGGCAGTTTTTAAAACAG GCTTTGACAAAACAGGAGGAGTCCTAA
- the trim16 gene encoding tripartite motif-containing protein 16 — MGDVELVKDLPTNSESSNKLKKKNSEDCNGNLMPTKKEKIQENEVEAPLIETKEETKNKQENGLTTEESKIQEDLQESEDPQKPQEEAEVVVEDVPGPDDVICDSCIDRPCRAKKSCLTCLVSYCEAHLRPHLENVKFQSHKLMEPLRDIERRTCENHRCPLELFCSVDICCVCQECLTDDHQGHNTLPIIEARRKIEKELQDKQTDVLKTVTAAGNAINKLQLNTVSIEASVKEVQEVIEEQFSLLLAAVEQAKKDVSEILEVEERQALRQAEGIKVHLEQRCAELKKTQTQIEKITKNKSDIGFLQEYSQWKKESTDVSLPGVYIGLMDRLQTFSRVVKASTKEMCDQLLTLYPNKLKEKENVGIKTTVYTTMTAKQNMSLPNPNTREDFLKYSTPLNFDADTAHQFLRLTEEKKKVTNTTPWQHSYPDLPERFEHFRQVLTVESFYMGRHYFEVDLKGEGTHVGLTYKSIERKGSESNSCIAGNNFSWCLQWNGKSFSAWHSDVETPLNAPKATRIGVYVDYSRRLLAFYDVGNNMSLIHQYQAEFREPLYPAFWLPKKEDVVVLVEPGGALSLTTPSPLSSPP; from the exons ATGGGAGACGTAGAGCTGGTGAAAGACCTGCCGACGAACAGTGAGTCTTCAAACAAACTCAAGAAGAAGAATTCTGAGGACTGTAATGGCAATCTGATGCCCACAAAGAAGGAGAAGATTCAAGAGAATGAAGTTGAAGCTCCACTGATTGAGACCAAAGAAGAAACCAAAAACAAACAGGAAAATGGTTTGACCACAGAAGAAAGCAAGATCCAGGAGGACCTTCAGGAGTCGGAGGACCCTCAGAAACCTCAGGAGGAAGCAGAGGTGGTGGTGGAGGACGTGCCGGGGCCAGATGATGTTATATGTGACTCCTGCATCGATCGGCCGTGTCGGGCCAAGAAGTCTTGTCTGACCTGTCTGGTGTCGTATTGTGAGGCTCATCTGAGGCCACATCTGGAGAACGTGAAGTTTCAGAGCCACAAGCTGATGGAGCCCCTGAGGGACATCGAGAGACGGACGTGTGAGAATCATCGCTGTCCTCTGGAGCTCTTCTGCTCTGTAGACATCTGCTGTGTGTGTCAGGAGTGTCTGACAGATGACCATCAAGGACACAACACGCTTCCCATTATAGAGGCACGCAGGAAAATAGAG AAAGAACTTCAGGACAAACAGACGGATGTGTTAAAGACCGTCACTGCAGCAGGAAACGCCATCAATAAACTACAGCTCAATACTGTGTCAATAGAG GCGTCTGTGAAGGAGGTGCAAGAGGTGATTGAGGAGCAGTTTAGTTTACTGCTGGCAGCCGTGGAGCAGGCCAAGAAAGACGTGAGCGAGATTTTGGAGGTGGAGGAGCGTCAGGCTCTGCGTCAGGCCGAAGGAATTAAAGTTCATCTGGAACAGCGCTGCGCTGAACTGAAGAAAACTCAGACTCAGATAGAGAAGATCACGAAAAACAAAAGTGACATTGGCTTCCTGCAG GAGTATTCACAGTGGAAGAAAGAATCGACCGACGTGTCTTTACCTGGGGTTTATATCGGTCTCATGGATCGACTCCAGACGTTCAGTCGTGTTGTAAAAGCGTCCACAAAAGAGATGTGTGACCAACTGCTCACCTTATATCCCAACAAACTTAAAGAGAAAG AAAATGTGGGGATAAAAACTACAGTTTATACCACTATGACTGCTAAACAAAACATGTCATTACCAAACCCAAACACCAGAGAAGACTTCCTCAAAT ATAGCACGCCTCTGAACTTTGATGCCGATACAGCGCATCAGTTCctgcgtttgacagaagagaaGAAGAAGGTCACAAATACGACCCCATGGCAACACAGCTATCCTGACCTGCCCGAGCGCTTCGAGCACTTCCGTCAGGTGCTGACGGTCGAAAGCTTCTACATGGGTCGCCATTATTTTGAGGTGGATTTAAAAGGGGAGGGCACTCACGTGGGCCTGACCTACAAGAGCATCGAGCGCAAGGGATCTGAGAGCAACAGCTGTATCGCAGGAAACAACTTCTCCTGGTGTCTGCAGTGGAACGGGAAAAGCTTCTCCGCGTGGCACAGTGATGTGGAGACGCCTCTCAACGCTCCTAAAGCCACACGGATCGGTGTGTACGTGGATTATTCCCGTCGCTTGCTGGCATTTTATGACGTTGGGAACAACATGTCCCTCATCCACCAGTACCAGGCAGAGTTTCGAGAACCTCTCTACCCAGCGTTTTGGCTTCCTAAGAAGGAGGACGTTGTGGTTTTGGTGGAACCAGGTGGAGCTCTCTCCCTAACAACCCCTTCTCCGCTTTCCTCTCCTCCATAA